A window of Metabacillus sp. B2-18 contains these coding sequences:
- a CDS encoding MFS transporter codes for MMKDRIVELFFLLAAVCVASNIYLLIPIYSELAEGLSITYDEAVFSSTIFTFCYATGLLCFGPISAAFSKRNVLFFGMIASCCLTLIITFSTSLTSFYLSRGLQGFVLGSFAPVAYAYCFDAFQVKRRTFIIAIINTGFLMAGIIGQLISSLTVNMLDWRAVFYFFGLSYLCLSLCAFFVLRNVSIQKKRNSADTFTTGKLFQAPIILGLSITFITLMSFVSIYEEFAQYYVELEKELFYSRCIALLGTPLSLFSSFWIKKYSLINILLTCIAIIISSFALMILTKQLIVITILSLFFVSAVAIFIPSLITFIGESAGDKRATAISLYSFTLLTGASIGPLVANLLPFQYVLLLFIVLFGMAFIFLLSYNKLTLNKK; via the coding sequence ATGATGAAGGATCGTATCGTGGAACTGTTTTTCTTGCTTGCGGCTGTTTGTGTGGCTAGTAATATTTATTTACTTATTCCGATTTATAGTGAACTTGCAGAAGGGCTGTCGATTACATATGATGAAGCTGTTTTTTCAAGTACAATCTTCACATTTTGTTACGCAACGGGACTACTATGCTTTGGTCCTATCTCAGCTGCATTTTCAAAAAGAAATGTATTATTTTTCGGTATGATTGCCTCATGTTGCTTAACCCTGATTATCACCTTTTCCACTTCACTCACAAGCTTTTACCTTTCTAGAGGACTTCAAGGATTTGTGTTAGGAAGCTTTGCCCCTGTTGCTTATGCATATTGCTTTGATGCGTTTCAAGTAAAAAGAAGAACATTCATTATCGCAATCATTAATACAGGATTTTTAATGGCTGGTATTATCGGACAACTAATTAGTTCACTAACTGTAAATATGTTAGATTGGCGCGCTGTTTTTTATTTCTTCGGGTTGAGTTATTTATGTTTATCTCTATGTGCCTTCTTTGTTCTTCGTAATGTCTCAATTCAAAAGAAAAGGAATTCTGCTGACACCTTCACTACAGGTAAACTTTTTCAAGCTCCAATCATTTTAGGACTTAGCATAACCTTCATTACTTTGATGTCATTTGTTTCTATTTATGAAGAATTTGCTCAGTACTATGTTGAGCTTGAAAAAGAACTGTTTTACAGTAGATGTATTGCATTGCTTGGTACGCCGCTTTCTTTATTTAGCAGCTTTTGGATTAAAAAATACTCTCTCATCAACATTTTGCTTACTTGCATAGCAATCATCATCTCTTCCTTTGCACTCATGATATTAACTAAACAACTAATCGTAATCACCATCTTATCACTATTCTTTGTCTCTGCTGTCGCTATTTTTATTCCTTCACTCATTACATTTATCGGCGAATCGGCCGGAGATAAACGCGCAACAGCCATTTCTTTGTATTCATTTACATTATTAACAGGTGCTAGCATAGGGCCACTTGTTGCAAACCTATTACCTTTTCAATATGTATTACTTTTATTTATTGTTTTGTTTGGAATGGCATTTATTTTTTTACTAAGTTATAACAAATTGACCCTAAACAAAAAGTAG
- a CDS encoding exonuclease SbcCD subunit D, giving the protein MRILHTADWHLGRALEGRSRLAEQADFIDELVRIVEEEKVDAILMAGDAFDTVNPPAAAEQLFYEGLSRLSDHGKRPIVVIAGNHDNPDRLSAASPLAGNHSIHLIGYPTTELIKLDIPSAGEQMMVAALAYPSEARLEQVLSQEHDEVLLRNKYDERIRDLFSIMSNQFQKNTVNIAMSHIHVAGGSSTDSERPIEVGGAYTVAATSMPEAAQYVALGHLHRPQNIKRASTLTRYSGSPLAYSFSEIGYAKSVTILDAEPNQPVVMKEIPLSSGKPLVKWKATEGINQVHSWLDEGKDHNAWIDLEIHLTSTLSIEEIHRLRKWHPGFIHIRPVFQAELEVAATRQSNLPIDQLFSQFYEKQTGGAKPEDELVRLFLELVQQDEEQGEGDDA; this is encoded by the coding sequence ATGCGTATTTTGCATACGGCAGATTGGCACCTTGGACGAGCACTAGAAGGTCGTAGTCGATTAGCTGAACAGGCAGATTTTATTGATGAGCTTGTACGAATTGTAGAAGAAGAAAAAGTAGACGCCATATTAATGGCTGGTGATGCATTTGATACGGTCAACCCACCGGCTGCAGCGGAGCAACTGTTTTACGAAGGCCTTTCTAGATTATCAGATCATGGTAAACGTCCAATCGTTGTGATTGCAGGAAATCATGACAATCCTGATCGCTTATCTGCAGCATCACCTTTAGCTGGAAATCATTCGATTCATTTAATTGGTTATCCAACAACTGAATTGATTAAATTAGATATCCCTAGTGCTGGTGAGCAAATGATGGTGGCTGCACTAGCATATCCTTCAGAAGCAAGACTTGAACAAGTATTATCACAGGAGCATGATGAAGTGCTGCTTCGAAATAAATATGATGAACGTATACGTGATCTATTTTCGATTATGAGCAATCAATTTCAAAAGAATACAGTAAATATCGCGATGAGTCATATTCATGTTGCTGGAGGAAGCTCCACAGATTCTGAGCGTCCAATTGAAGTTGGTGGAGCTTATACAGTTGCAGCAACAAGTATGCCGGAAGCTGCTCAGTATGTTGCATTGGGACATTTGCACCGACCACAAAATATTAAGCGTGCGAGCACATTAACCAGATATTCAGGCTCACCGCTTGCGTATAGCTTTTCAGAAATCGGTTATGCAAAATCTGTCACGATTTTAGATGCTGAACCAAATCAACCTGTTGTGATGAAGGAGATTCCATTATCTTCTGGTAAACCTTTGGTGAAATGGAAAGCAACAGAGGGAATTAATCAGGTTCATAGCTGGCTTGATGAAGGAAAAGATCATAATGCATGGATAGATTTAGAGATTCATTTAACTAGTACTCTCTCAATAGAGGAAATTCATCGCCTCCGTAAATGGCATCCAGGCTTCATCCATATCCGTCCTGTTTTCCAAGCTGAGCTGGAGGTTGCGGCAACAAGACAATCAAACCTTCCGATTGACCAACTATTTTCACAGTTTTACGAAAAACAA
- the addB gene encoding helicase-exonuclease AddAB subunit AddB → MSIQFILGRSGTGKTETILNEIRDRLFQKPIGRPIIYLVPDQMTFGAEYELIRTPNLGGMIRAQTFSFSRLAWRVLQETGGMTRHHLSSTGIQMLLRKLVEEYKQDFKVFAKASDKNGFIEQLEVMLTEFKRYCLSPQELEDFVASAQTEYDRKSLTDKLHDMAILYKQMEIQLSHKYVDSEDYLKLLAEKVESSSYLQSADIYIDGFHSFTPQEYEVVAALMKHAQNVKIALTADKAYEDFLPHELHLFQMTGKTYNNILKLATEAGKQVEEPILLKEQHRYAGSRSLQHLEAFYDIRPTTVFDQEPDVTIYQAANRRSEVEGIAREIQSLIRNGQYRYRDLALLIRNSNDYRDVIEQVFRDYEVPFFIDQKRSMLNHPLVELIRSTIEIINGYWRYEAVFRAVKTELLFPIEQDKYIMREDMDLLENYVLSYGIQGSKWTNGDRFRYRRFYSLDDEFVVTDDEKEMEDKLNQLRELIVQPIQTLHKRLKRSQNGQEMAEALFLYLEELHIPKKLEALRITAEEKGLLLEAREHDQVWQAVINLLDEFVEMMAEEPVSLKLFSEMLETGLESMKFSLVPPAIDQVLIADLEKSRFFNVKCSFIVGVNDGVIPARPKEEGILTEDDREALHYQGVDLAPTARQQLLDENFIIYMALSSSSEKLYLSYAMADEEGKALLPSVIIKRMEEMFPTIKQQRLLNEPEQLSTTEQLSFIVNQHVTLSYVTSQLQSWKRGYPIHLLWWDAYNYFVSSDNQQLTQKVLSSLTYENKPEQLETSVSRELYGEHIQGSVSRMEKFNSCPFSHFASHGLKLRERQFFKLEAPDIGQMFHSALKLISDRLHQLKLDWKELTKDQCERLSNDAVEQLAPRLQKEILLSSNRYHYIKRKLQKILARASSILSEHAKASGFAPVGLELGFGKGGELPPIRFTLPNGCTMEVAGRIDRVDKATGSNGVLLRIVDYKSSDKNVQLSEVYYGLALQMLTYLDVIISNSKLWLGIEATPAGVLYFHVHDPMIQASSLLPEEKLDDEIFKKFKMKGLLLGDEEAVKLMDHSLTEGSSSNIIAAGLKKDGGFRSTSSIASESEFELLRHHVRSTFKKIGTNITDGIIDISPYKLKDKMPCTYCEYKSVCQFDESLEENNYRILKSEKNDEVLKRMREEAGVDE, encoded by the coding sequence ATGAGTATTCAATTTATTTTAGGTCGCTCTGGAACCGGGAAAACAGAGACGATTTTAAATGAAATAAGAGACAGGCTGTTTCAAAAGCCAATTGGCCGACCGATTATTTATCTCGTACCAGACCAAATGACGTTTGGGGCAGAATATGAGTTAATACGTACACCAAACTTAGGTGGGATGATTCGTGCACAAACATTTAGCTTTAGTCGTTTAGCTTGGAGAGTATTACAAGAAACAGGGGGGATGACTCGTCATCATTTATCCAGTACCGGAATTCAAATGCTCCTCCGAAAACTCGTAGAAGAGTATAAACAAGATTTTAAGGTATTTGCCAAAGCTAGTGATAAAAATGGCTTTATTGAACAGTTAGAAGTGATGTTAACAGAATTTAAACGGTATTGCTTATCACCTCAAGAGTTAGAGGATTTTGTAGCAAGCGCTCAAACTGAGTATGATCGAAAATCTTTAACTGATAAGCTTCATGATATGGCTATTCTCTATAAACAAATGGAAATTCAGTTAAGTCATAAATACGTGGATTCTGAGGATTATTTAAAGCTATTGGCTGAAAAAGTTGAAAGCTCAAGTTATTTACAATCTGCTGATATTTATATTGATGGCTTTCATAGCTTTACGCCACAAGAATATGAAGTAGTTGCTGCCTTAATGAAGCATGCACAAAATGTGAAAATTGCTCTTACTGCAGATAAGGCATATGAAGATTTTCTCCCACATGAATTACACTTATTTCAAATGACAGGGAAAACGTATAATAACATTCTTAAGCTGGCTACTGAAGCAGGTAAACAAGTGGAAGAACCGATACTTCTTAAAGAACAGCATCGCTATGCTGGTAGTAGGTCGTTACAACATTTAGAAGCATTTTATGATATAAGACCAACAACCGTTTTCGATCAAGAGCCAGATGTGACGATTTATCAGGCTGCAAATCGCCGCTCTGAGGTTGAAGGAATCGCTAGGGAAATTCAATCACTTATTAGGAATGGTCAATATCGTTATCGTGACCTTGCTCTGCTCATACGAAATTCCAATGATTATCGCGATGTAATTGAACAGGTATTCCGTGATTATGAAGTCCCGTTTTTTATTGATCAAAAGCGTTCTATGCTCAATCATCCATTAGTAGAGTTAATCCGCTCCACAATTGAAATTATTAATGGATATTGGCGATATGAAGCGGTATTTCGTGCAGTGAAAACAGAGCTCCTGTTTCCAATTGAACAAGACAAATATATTATGCGCGAAGATATGGACTTGTTAGAAAATTATGTTCTGTCTTATGGCATTCAGGGATCAAAGTGGACAAACGGAGACCGTTTTCGATACCGCCGTTTCTATTCTCTTGATGATGAATTTGTTGTCACAGATGATGAAAAGGAAATGGAGGACAAGCTAAATCAGTTACGAGAGCTTATTGTTCAACCAATTCAAACTTTGCATAAAAGGTTAAAGCGAAGTCAAAATGGTCAAGAGATGGCAGAAGCTTTGTTTCTTTATTTAGAAGAATTGCATATTCCCAAAAAGCTTGAAGCACTTCGGATTACAGCAGAAGAAAAAGGTCTGTTATTAGAAGCGAGGGAGCATGATCAAGTTTGGCAGGCAGTTATAAATTTATTAGACGAGTTCGTTGAAATGATGGCTGAAGAGCCTGTGTCTTTAAAGCTTTTCTCAGAGATGCTTGAAACGGGTCTTGAGTCAATGAAATTCTCGTTAGTGCCACCAGCTATTGACCAGGTACTGATTGCAGATCTTGAAAAATCCAGGTTTTTCAACGTGAAGTGCTCATTTATTGTTGGAGTAAATGATGGGGTTATTCCTGCCAGACCAAAGGAAGAAGGCATATTAACAGAAGACGATCGAGAGGCTCTTCATTATCAGGGTGTTGATCTTGCTCCAACTGCTAGACAACAGCTTCTTGATGAAAACTTTATCATTTATATGGCATTGTCTAGTTCATCTGAAAAATTATACCTTTCCTATGCGATGGCGGATGAAGAAGGAAAGGCATTGTTGCCGTCTGTCATCATTAAACGAATGGAAGAAATGTTCCCAACAATAAAGCAGCAGCGATTATTGAATGAACCTGAGCAGCTTTCAACAACAGAGCAGCTATCGTTCATCGTAAATCAGCATGTAACACTTTCTTACGTTACATCACAGCTGCAATCGTGGAAAAGAGGATATCCGATTCACTTATTATGGTGGGATGCTTATAACTATTTTGTATCATCCGACAATCAACAATTGACTCAAAAGGTGTTAAGCAGTTTAACTTATGAAAACAAACCAGAGCAGCTAGAAACCAGTGTTAGTCGTGAACTATATGGTGAACATATTCAAGGAAGTGTGTCGCGGATGGAGAAATTCAATAGCTGTCCATTCTCTCATTTTGCTTCACATGGTTTAAAGTTAAGAGAAAGACAGTTTTTCAAGCTTGAGGCACCTGATATAGGGCAAATGTTCCACTCTGCCTTGAAACTGATTTCCGATCGCTTACATCAATTAAAGTTAGATTGGAAAGAGTTAACGAAGGATCAATGTGAGCGACTTTCTAATGATGCAGTTGAGCAGCTTGCACCAAGATTACAAAAAGAAATCCTATTAAGTTCAAATCGTTATCATTATATTAAGCGAAAGCTACAAAAAATTCTTGCACGGGCTTCATCCATTCTTAGTGAACACGCAAAGGCGAGTGGCTTTGCACCAGTCGGCCTAGAGCTTGGGTTTGGTAAAGGTGGGGAACTACCACCAATTCGTTTTACATTGCCAAATGGCTGTACGATGGAGGTTGCAGGTAGAATTGATAGGGTTGATAAAGCAACAGGTTCAAATGGTGTATTGTTACGAATCGTTGATTATAAATCGAGTGATAAAAATGTTCAACTTTCTGAGGTTTATTATGGTTTAGCGCTACAAATGCTAACCTATTTAGATGTTATTATCTCGAACTCAAAGCTGTGGCTAGGAATTGAAGCTACTCCGGCTGGGGTATTATATTTCCATGTTCATGATCCGATGATTCAGGCTTCATCTCTTTTACCGGAAGAAAAGCTAGATGATGAAATTTTTAAGAAGTTTAAAATGAAAGGACTTTTACTCGGTGATGAGGAAGCAGTGAAATTGATGGATCATTCTCTTACCGAAGGAAGCAGTTCAAACATTATTGCAGCCGGTTTGAAAAAGGATGGAGGATTCCGCTCCACATCATCTATAGCGAGTGAATCTGAATTTGAGTTATTACGCCATCATGTGCGATCCACGTTCAAGAAAATTGGAACGAATATCACAGATGGAATAATCGATATAAGCCCCTATAAGCTTAAGGATAAAATGCCATGTACGTATTGTGAGTATAAGTCTGTGTGTCAATTTGATGAATCGTTAGAAGAAAATAACTACCGCATCTTAAAAAGTGAAAAAAATGATGAGGTGTTAAAACGAATGAGAGAGGAGGCTGGAGTTGATGAGTGA
- a CDS encoding thiolase family protein, translated as MREVVITSAVRTPIGSFGGAFKDLLPTQLGVPVLDEVVKRSKLQKQDVEEVILGHCIQRTDEPNTARTAALLAEFPYATTGYTIQRQCASGLQAILSAAMQIQTGHSNIVIAGGVEVMSSSPYLLKQHRWGSRLQHGQVTDSVWEILEDPIHHIMMGETAENVAEEYGITRKEQDELALSSHNRALAAIESGKFAEEILPISVKTRKGENIVSQDEGPRQVTSEKLAALAPIFRENGTVTAGNASSLNDGAAALVLMSREEAEKRGLAILAKISHYTVAGVDPKVMGIGPVPAIQKGLASLNWSVQDLDVVEINEAFAAQYLAVEKQLELDREKVNVNGSGISLGHPIGCTGSRVVVSLLHEMQRREAQKGLASLCVGGGIGVALFIERD; from the coding sequence ATGCGGGAGGTAGTGATTACTTCAGCTGTGCGAACACCTATCGGTTCTTTTGGAGGCGCTTTCAAAGATCTGCTGCCTACACAATTAGGTGTACCTGTTTTAGACGAGGTTGTAAAAAGAAGTAAGCTTCAAAAGCAGGATGTGGAAGAAGTGATTTTAGGTCATTGTATCCAAAGGACAGATGAACCTAATACAGCTAGGACAGCGGCTCTATTAGCTGAATTTCCTTATGCAACAACAGGTTATACGATCCAGCGACAGTGTGCATCAGGGTTGCAGGCTATATTATCTGCGGCTATGCAAATTCAAACTGGACATTCGAATATTGTGATAGCAGGCGGAGTGGAGGTAATGAGCTCAAGTCCATACTTACTTAAGCAGCATCGATGGGGGTCACGTCTTCAGCATGGTCAGGTAACAGACAGTGTATGGGAAATTTTAGAGGATCCCATTCATCACATTATGATGGGAGAAACAGCTGAAAATGTGGCAGAGGAATATGGTATTACAAGAAAAGAGCAGGATGAACTTGCATTATCAAGTCATAATCGTGCTTTAGCAGCAATTGAAAGTGGGAAGTTTGCAGAAGAAATCTTGCCAATAAGTGTGAAAACACGTAAAGGAGAAAATATTGTTTCTCAAGATGAGGGGCCACGACAGGTTACAAGTGAAAAGCTTGCGGCTTTAGCACCGATTTTTAGGGAGAACGGAACGGTAACAGCCGGGAATGCCTCTTCGTTGAATGACGGTGCAGCTGCACTTGTTTTAATGTCAAGGGAAGAAGCGGAAAAAAGAGGCTTAGCTATTTTAGCGAAAATATCACACTATACTGTAGCAGGGGTAGATCCAAAAGTGATGGGAATCGGTCCTGTTCCAGCCATTCAAAAGGGGTTAGCATCATTAAATTGGTCTGTTCAGGATCTAGATGTTGTTGAAATAAATGAAGCTTTTGCTGCTCAATATCTTGCTGTAGAGAAACAGCTGGAACTGGATAGAGAAAAAGTCAATGTTAATGGAAGTGGAATTAGTTTGGGTCATCCAATAGGCTGTACAGGTTCTCGTGTTGTTGTTAGCCTTTTACATGAAATGCAACGAAGAGAGGCACAAAAAGGTCTTGCTTCATTATGTGTAGGCGGTGGCATAGGGGTAGCGTTGTTTATAGAAAGAGACTAA